ATGACACTGATAACGAGGATCTTTCAGAGAGGTTGAACGTCAATGTACTGTTAGAAAAATTCAGGCAGGAGCAACACTAATTGCTAAGCACCAATTTGTTTGTTACCTTAACCCCGCATTACTATGAAAATACTTTATGCAATACAGGGAACAGGTAACGGGCATATCAGCCGGGCGCGCGAAATTGTTCCGCTTTTGCAGCAACACGGTGAGGTTGACCTGCTGGTAAGTGGCACCGAGGCCGAAGTAAGCTTGTCGCAGCCGTTAAAGTATCGTTATCACGGCTTTAGCTTCATATTCGGCAAAAAAGGCGGGGTTGATAAATGGGCTACCTTTAAAACCATGAACCTGAAACAGCTGTGGAAAGATATCCATCAGCTGCCGCTTAATGATTACAACCTGATTGTAAATGATTTTGAGCCGGTGAGCGCCTGGGCCTGTAAGGTGCAAAAACTGCCGTCGGTATCACTGAGCCATCAATGCTCTTTCCTGTCAAAAAATACGCCACGGCCACCAAAGTGGAACTATGCCGAGTGGCTATTCAAATATTACTCGCCAACTACACATCATATCGGTTTTCATTTTGAGCGGTACGCCGATTTTATTCACACCCCTGTAATTCGTAGCGAGATAAGGGCTTTGCAAACCAGCAACCTCGGGCATTACGCTGTGTATTTACCCGCTTATCAGGATAAAACGCTTGTAAAATACCTAAGCCAGGTAAAAGAGGTGGAGTGGCA
This genomic interval from Mucilaginibacter defluvii contains the following:
- a CDS encoding glycosyltransferase family protein — encoded protein: MKILYAIQGTGNGHISRAREIVPLLQQHGEVDLLVSGTEAEVSLSQPLKYRYHGFSFIFGKKGGVDKWATFKTMNLKQLWKDIHQLPLNDYNLIVNDFEPVSAWACKVQKLPSVSLSHQCSFLSKNTPRPPKWNYAEWLFKYYSPTTHHIGFHFERYADFIHTPVIRSEIRALQTSNLGHYAVYLPAYQDKTLVKYLSQVKEVEWQVFSKRQKTPVREGNVQIFPVNNETFNTSLASCEGLLTGGGFEGPAEALFLQKKVMMIPMRGQFEQQCNALAASKMGVPVVNAIGPQFSGALSEWVNHGKVVPVNFPDETAQIVADMVKQYGR